Below is a genomic region from Desulfuromonadales bacterium.
ACTTCCGCGTGGCGGTGCGGACGGCGGAGGAGAACGAGAAATTGCTGGCGGCGTTGCGGGAGGTTCTCGGCCCCGCGGCCGGGATAGGAAGGCCATGAGCAGAATCTTCGTGCTTTTCGGTAGCCTCAACGCTTTTCTGGCGGTGGCACTCGGGGCCTTCGGCGCCCACGCCCTGCGCGACCGGCTGGCGCCGGAATCGCTGGCGGTCTGGCAGACCGGGGTGACCTACCACCTGGCCCATGCCCTGGGGCTGCTGCTGGTCGGCGTGCTGGCGCATCAGCATGCCGAATCGTTCTACATTCGCTGGGCGGGGTGGCTGCTGCTGGTGGGGATCGTCCTCTTTTCCG
It encodes:
- a CDS encoding DUF423 domain-containing protein, with protein sequence MSRIFVLFGSLNAFLAVALGAFGAHALRDRLAPESLAVWQTGVTYHLAHALGLLLVGVLAHQHAESFYIRWAGWLLLVGIVLFSGSLYLLAFTGVRSFGMLTPLGGVALLGGWAALAAAMLKARY